In a single window of the Deltaproteobacteria bacterium HGW-Deltaproteobacteria-6 genome:
- a CDS encoding twitching motility protein — translation MRKQEIDNILMKMLESHRGISDLNLTVDKPFQVEASGQLTGVDLTPPFTKLTPFQTEIFALNLINQDHRLLNDLLTTGSCDLSYELPGVARFRVNIFSQRGHYSIVLRKLETTIPSCADLKLPDAYYRVAGEKNGIVLVTGSTGSGKSTSLAAVINEINEQKSIHIITLEDPVEFTHRQRKATINQREMGKDFDNFSSGLRAALRQAPKVVLVGEMRDRESVEIALSAAETGHLVLSTLHTVDAGSTINRILGMFPSEEENQIRIRLADTVRWIICQRLLPKEGGGRVAAFEALGSNLRVKDTILHGESEGKSFYDIMEQSKAFGMMSFDSCIVDLYQKGMISEDTAKAYASNKSNVNRGIDAIKNTRGEKTTDIGKLEVDQGYGKPQVSVPPWQKK, via the coding sequence ATGAGAAAACAGGAAATTGATAATATCTTGATGAAAATGCTGGAGTCTCATCGCGGCATTTCCGATCTGAATCTGACGGTGGATAAACCTTTTCAGGTGGAAGCTTCAGGCCAGTTGACAGGTGTTGATCTGACGCCGCCCTTTACAAAATTAACGCCGTTTCAAACGGAAATTTTTGCCTTGAACCTGATTAATCAGGACCACCGTCTTCTCAATGATCTGCTGACCACAGGCTCCTGCGATTTATCCTATGAACTGCCCGGTGTTGCCCGGTTCCGCGTCAATATTTTCTCACAGCGCGGTCATTACTCGATTGTTTTAAGAAAACTGGAAACCACGATACCATCCTGCGCGGACTTGAAGCTGCCGGATGCCTATTACCGCGTCGCCGGCGAAAAAAACGGCATTGTGCTGGTAACCGGGTCCACGGGCAGTGGTAAATCCACATCGCTTGCCGCCGTGATTAACGAAATAAATGAGCAGAAATCAATCCATATTATTACACTGGAAGATCCTGTGGAATTTACGCACCGGCAGAGAAAGGCCACCATCAATCAGCGGGAGATGGGTAAGGACTTCGACAACTTTTCCAGCGGCCTGCGCGCCGCGCTCCGCCAGGCGCCCAAAGTCGTGCTGGTCGGTGAAATGCGCGACCGCGAATCCGTGGAAATCGCGCTTTCCGCCGCGGAAACCGGCCACCTTGTTTTGAGCACGCTTCACACGGTTGACGCCGGCTCTACCATCAATCGTATCCTGGGCATGTTTCCTTCGGAGGAAGAAAATCAAATCCGCATCCGTCTGGCGGATACCGTGCGTTGGATCATCTGCCAGCGCCTGTTGCCCAAGGAAGGCGGCGGACGTGTCGCTGCTTTTGAAGCCCTGGGATCCAATTTGCGGGTGAAAGATACGATTCTGCACGGGGAATCCGAAGGGAAATCATTTTACGATATTATGGAACAGAGCAAGGCCTTCGGGATGATGAGCTTTGACAGCTGCATCGTCGATCTTTATCAAAAGGGAATGATTTCCGAAGATACAGCCAAGGCTTACGCCTCCAATAAATCGAACGTCAACAGGGGTATTGACGCCATCAAGAACACCCGTGGCGAAAAAACAACGGATATCGGAAAACTGGAAGTGGACCAGGGGTACGGCAAGCCTCAGGTCAGTGTTCCGCCCTGGCAGAAAAAATAA
- a CDS encoding type IV pili twitching motility protein PilT: protein MAKIDAFFQLMHEQGASDLHLVSGQQPVIRIRGDLERIKYDVLTNESLKLLLYEITPENKIKVFEETGDVDFAYEIPGLARYRANFFQQKYGIAGIFREIPSTILTCEQLALPTVCSKLAQLPRGLILVTGPTGSGKSTTLAAIIDEANRTRKDHIITVEDPIEFVHQSQSCVVNHREVGVHTKTFSSALRGALREDPDIILVGELRDLETISLAVEAASTGHLVFGTLHTTSAPKTVDRIIEVFPSSEQMQIRSTLADGLRAVIAQVLFKRIDKKGRCAAMEILIATAAVRNLIRESKTFQIPSMMQTGKKYGMQLLDDAIMDLVNKGWISGEEAYNKANDKSKFRQLLKSPPTDFTEA from the coding sequence ATGGCAAAAATCGACGCTTTTTTCCAGTTGATGCATGAACAGGGTGCATCCGACCTCCATCTTGTTTCAGGCCAGCAGCCGGTCATCAGAATACGCGGAGACCTCGAACGCATCAAATACGATGTTCTCACCAATGAAAGTTTGAAGCTTCTTTTGTATGAAATCACGCCCGAAAATAAAATTAAGGTATTTGAAGAAACGGGGGATGTTGATTTTGCCTATGAAATACCCGGACTGGCCCGTTACCGCGCAAATTTTTTCCAGCAGAAATACGGGATCGCCGGCATCTTCCGTGAAATTCCCAGCACGATATTGACCTGTGAACAGCTGGCACTGCCCACGGTTTGTTCCAAACTGGCCCAGCTGCCGCGCGGTCTCATTCTGGTCACCGGACCGACCGGCTCCGGTAAATCGACAACGCTTGCGGCCATCATCGATGAAGCAAACCGGACCCGCAAAGACCATATTATCACGGTTGAAGATCCGATCGAATTTGTCCACCAGAGCCAGAGCTGCGTTGTCAACCACCGGGAAGTGGGTGTCCATACCAAAACATTCAGTTCGGCGCTGCGCGGCGCTTTGCGTGAAGATCCGGATATCATCCTGGTCGGCGAATTGCGCGATCTGGAGACGATCTCTCTGGCTGTTGAGGCGGCCTCCACCGGCCATCTGGTTTTCGGCACATTGCACACGACCAGCGCGCCCAAGACGGTGGACAGAATCATTGAAGTATTCCCCTCCAGTGAACAGATGCAGATCCGTTCCACTCTGGCCGATGGTTTGCGGGCAGTCATCGCTCAGGTTCTGTTTAAAAGAATTGATAAGAAAGGGCGCTGCGCCGCGATGGAAATTCTGATTGCTACTGCGGCGGTTCGCAACCTCATCCGCGAATCCAAAACTTTCCAGATTCCTTCCATGATGCAGACCGGTAAAAAATATGGCATGCAGCTCCTGGATGACGCCATTATGGATCTTGTCAATAAAGGGTGGATCAGTGGCGAAGAGGCTTACAACAAGGCCAACGATAAATCTAAATTCCGACAGCTCCTGAAAAGTCCGCCCACGGACTTTACCGAGGCATAA
- a CDS encoding integrase gives MPLNEVKVRNAKPKEKSYKLSDSEGLYLYITETGGKLWRFKYRFDNDGKGKKEKLLAFGKYPEVNLYDARQRRDDARRLLANNVDPGAVRKAQKQAKVEETETFEVIAREWHNKFKTKWAEGHALKYMRRLELDLFPWIGKRPIKDITAPELLAAIRRTEARGAIDGAHRLRGICNMIFRYATATGRARHNLAQDLIGSIPPAQKRHLAAITEPKEVAKLLRAIDGYHGSFIVRCALRLSPLVFVRPGELRHMEWSELDFENAEWNIPAHKMKLRLPHIVPLSRQSLEILNEVKPLTGGGVYVFPGRTSSRPMSNNAILAALRNMGYTAEQMTPHGFRAMARTILDEVLQVRVDLIEAQLAHRVLDVLGRAYNRTKHLPERRKMMQTWADYLDGLKVGAKVIAFPKGGSK, from the coding sequence ATGCCACTCAATGAAGTGAAGGTCCGTAACGCAAAGCCGAAAGAAAAATCTTATAAGCTTTCTGACAGCGAAGGTCTTTATCTGTACATCACAGAAACGGGCGGCAAGCTATGGCGCTTCAAGTATCGCTTCGATAATGATGGCAAAGGGAAAAAAGAAAAATTACTCGCCTTCGGTAAATATCCCGAAGTAAACCTTTACGATGCACGTCAACGGCGCGACGATGCACGGAGGCTGCTTGCAAATAACGTTGATCCCGGCGCGGTTCGTAAGGCACAGAAACAGGCCAAGGTTGAAGAAACTGAAACCTTCGAGGTCATAGCCAGAGAATGGCACAACAAATTTAAAACAAAATGGGCGGAAGGCCACGCTCTAAAATACATGCGGCGCCTGGAGCTTGATCTTTTCCCGTGGATTGGCAAACGGCCAATCAAGGATATTACAGCGCCGGAGTTATTGGCGGCAATAAGACGCACAGAAGCACGAGGCGCGATAGACGGGGCGCACCGGTTGAGAGGTATCTGCAATATGATATTTAGATATGCCACTGCCACCGGACGCGCCCGGCACAATCTGGCGCAGGATCTAATAGGTTCAATACCACCTGCACAGAAAAGACATCTGGCAGCCATCACAGAGCCGAAGGAAGTCGCCAAGCTTCTCCGGGCTATCGATGGTTATCATGGTTCGTTTATCGTGCGGTGTGCTCTCAGGCTATCGCCGCTTGTATTTGTCAGACCGGGCGAGCTTCGCCACATGGAGTGGAGCGAACTTGATTTTGAAAATGCCGAATGGAATATCCCAGCACACAAAATGAAACTCCGGTTGCCGCATATCGTACCTCTATCAAGGCAATCTCTTGAGATTCTGAACGAAGTAAAACCACTTACAGGCGGCGGGGTTTATGTTTTTCCAGGAAGGACATCGAGCAGACCGATGAGCAATAATGCGATATTGGCCGCGCTCCGAAATATGGGCTACACTGCGGAACAAATGACACCGCATGGCTTCCGGGCAATGGCGCGAACGATATTAGATGAAGTTTTGCAAGTCCGTGTTGATCTTATTGAGGCGCAATTAGCGCATAGAGTTCTTGACGTATTAGGCAGAGCCTATAATCGAACGAAACACTTGCCTGAACGCCGGAAGATGATGCAGACATGGGCTGATTATCTAGATGGATTAAAGGTCGGGGCAAAGGTGATAGCCTTCCCGAAGGGAGGTTCAAAATGA
- a CDS encoding transcriptional regulator, translating into MSHKNLPTEGYLRLHTILGTKEMPAIIPVSRSTWYAGIKKGIYPRPYRLSARISVWKVEDIRDLINQSNTAKE; encoded by the coding sequence GTGAGTCATAAAAATCTACCTACCGAAGGTTATTTGAGGTTGCATACAATACTGGGAACGAAAGAAATGCCAGCTATAATTCCTGTATCTCGCTCCACTTGGTATGCCGGAATTAAAAAGGGCATCTATCCTCGACCTTACCGACTATCAGCAAGAATAAGTGTCTGGAAGGTTGAAGATATTCGAGATCTGATCAATCAATCTAATACTGCAAAGGAATGA
- a CDS encoding DNA polymerase III subunit alpha — translation MDKNMANAKADFVHLHLHTEYSLLDSTIRLTDLFEKAKKYKMAAIAMTDHGNLSGAIQFYQQAQKTGIKPIIGCEICVAPRSRFDKQKSTIVESTRPLILLAKNIQGYKNLLKLVSAAHIEGFCGHPRVDKDLLRQYSEGLIASSACLYGEIASNIVRGNMDEARIVACEYRKIFGEDNFYLEIMKHGISDQKIANQGLIELSEELSIPLVATNDCHYLNAEHAEAYNVLVCIQKGETIECNDCIPITSDQFYVKSPAEMQSLFATMPESIANTVSIADRCNLELEFNKFYLPNFVLKNTEETSECYLERKAVEGLEKLLPTIMKYQNEGAAVVREKYNKRMHTELEIIKKLGFSGYFLIVSDYVNYAKRHDIPVGPGRGSVAGSLLAYALRITDIDPIRYNLYFEGFLNLNNISMPHIDIDFCQEGVEKLIKYVTTKYGRNKVSKIVMFEKMTAKAVIHDVGRVMNIPYGVVDKIVKLVPNVFNISLADTLKMEPRFAEECKMNPQIDKLLSLSLILEGLNRHSSIHETCAVISETPLVETVPLFAQNDDIVSQFTMRDIEAVGLTMFNFLGLKALTVIKNTLNLIKKSKGIEIDIYNLPLDDAETYDLLMKGDTDGVFQFENPGIKALLIKFKPDHFEDLMALIAVYRPDPMKIITEFVNRKNGKIKITYELPQLEPILKETYGIILYQEQVMQIANVIGGYTMAEANTLRKLLSKGRSVEIEKGKLKFLARAKEQLINENQAKAVWNKMETFAKYGFNKSHSTSYSMISYQTAYLKTHYPVDFEEALISNRK, via the coding sequence TTGGATAAAAATATGGCAAACGCAAAAGCAGATTTTGTCCACCTTCATCTTCACACGGAATACAGTCTCCTTGACAGCACCATTCGTCTTACTGATCTTTTCGAAAAGGCAAAAAAATATAAGATGGCTGCTATAGCCATGACTGATCATGGCAATCTCTCTGGTGCAATCCAGTTTTATCAGCAGGCCCAAAAAACCGGGATCAAACCGATCATCGGCTGCGAAATCTGCGTCGCGCCCAGGAGTCGTTTTGATAAGCAGAAGTCCACCATCGTTGAATCCACACGTCCTTTAATTCTCCTTGCCAAAAACATACAGGGTTATAAAAACCTGCTGAAGCTGGTCTCAGCCGCTCATATCGAAGGCTTTTGTGGCCATCCGCGTGTGGACAAAGATTTGCTTAGGCAGTATTCTGAGGGACTCATTGCATCGAGCGCCTGCCTGTATGGCGAGATAGCTTCCAATATTGTTCGGGGAAACATGGATGAAGCGCGGATTGTCGCCTGTGAATATCGAAAAATATTCGGTGAAGACAATTTCTACCTGGAAATCATGAAACATGGCATTTCTGATCAGAAGATTGCCAACCAGGGCTTGATTGAACTGAGCGAGGAACTGTCCATTCCACTAGTCGCGACTAATGACTGTCATTATCTAAATGCCGAACATGCTGAAGCTTACAATGTTCTGGTGTGCATCCAGAAGGGAGAAACCATTGAATGCAATGACTGCATACCGATAACATCGGATCAATTTTATGTCAAATCACCAGCTGAAATGCAGAGTCTTTTTGCTACAATGCCGGAATCCATTGCCAATACAGTCAGCATTGCCGATAGGTGCAATCTAGAACTGGAATTTAATAAGTTTTATTTACCAAATTTCGTGCTGAAAAATACGGAGGAAACTTCGGAATGTTATCTGGAACGCAAAGCCGTGGAAGGGCTGGAAAAGCTTCTGCCCACTATTATGAAATACCAAAATGAGGGAGCGGCTGTTGTTCGGGAAAAATATAATAAACGCATGCATACAGAGTTGGAGATTATTAAAAAATTGGGGTTTTCAGGCTATTTTCTAATAGTGTCTGATTACGTCAATTATGCCAAACGCCATGATATACCGGTAGGACCGGGACGTGGTTCTGTTGCTGGAAGTCTTCTCGCTTATGCTCTCAGAATCACTGATATCGACCCTATTCGGTACAATTTATATTTTGAAGGATTTCTGAATCTCAATAATATCAGTATGCCGCATATAGATATTGATTTTTGTCAGGAAGGGGTGGAGAAATTAATCAAATATGTAACAACAAAATATGGCAGAAATAAGGTCTCCAAAATTGTAATGTTTGAAAAAATGACGGCCAAAGCGGTTATCCATGACGTAGGCAGAGTAATGAACATTCCTTATGGCGTTGTGGACAAGATTGTTAAGCTGGTACCGAATGTCTTTAATATCTCTCTTGCAGATACTTTAAAAATGGAGCCCAGATTTGCCGAGGAATGCAAGATGAATCCTCAAATTGACAAGCTACTGTCACTTTCACTAATTTTGGAAGGCCTTAACCGCCATTCATCTATTCACGAAACATGTGCTGTTATTTCAGAAACGCCTTTGGTTGAAACTGTCCCCCTGTTTGCACAGAACGACGATATTGTTTCTCAATTCACTATGAGAGATATTGAGGCAGTCGGACTGACGATGTTTAATTTCTTGGGGCTCAAGGCACTAACTGTAATTAAAAACACCTTGAATTTAATCAAAAAATCAAAAGGAATTGAAATTGACATTTATAACTTGCCACTCGATGATGCAGAAACATATGACCTGCTGATGAAAGGCGATACCGATGGTGTTTTTCAGTTTGAAAATCCCGGAATCAAGGCACTTCTGATCAAGTTTAAACCGGATCATTTTGAAGATTTGATGGCTTTAATTGCTGTATACCGTCCGGATCCAATGAAAATAATAACTGAATTTGTCAATCGTAAAAATGGCAAAATAAAAATCACTTATGAACTGCCACAGCTTGAACCCATTTTAAAAGAAACATATGGAATCATCCTTTATCAGGAACAGGTCATGCAAATTGCCAATGTTATAGGTGGCTATACAATGGCCGAAGCCAATACATTGCGCAAATTGCTGAGCAAGGGAAGAAGCGTAGAAATTGAAAAAGGTAAGCTTAAATTCCTAGCACGAGCTAAAGAACAACTGATAAACGAAAATCAAGCTAAAGCAGTCTGGAACAAGATGGAAACATTTGCCAAATATGGTTTCAATAAGTCTCATAGCACCTCCTATTCAATGATCTCTTATCAAACGGCATATCTAAAGACGCATTACCCCGTTGATTTTGAGGAGGCATTGATAAGCAATAGAAAGTGA
- a CDS encoding MBL fold metallo-hydrolase, with protein sequence MNIIIHRGAQEIGGTCIQLSTANTTILLDLGLPLTANSRKLDVSSFKPDAVLISHPHQDHFGLIDTLDPSIPVYIGELGKHLIDATRILLSNKLHANEFRYFKSWQHFSVGDFKITPYLVDHSAADAYGFLIEAEGKRIFYSGDFRAHGRKSVLFDNIIKKPPKDIDLLFMEGTMLERSNDKFPTEEAVEQKIYETIKDQKNITFLISSSQNIDRIASAVRACIRAHKTIVIDIYTAWVLEQLKLVSDNVPNMEWELVKVYASYSRDNTLKKHPELFGDFRKRLYKYRVHKEELQTNPHDYLFFGKMSHFKIIDLYKTTKPANVIYSQWLGYLSYSNKDYYGAEAIAAYRNDPHVNFVYAHTSGHATVEDLKTYAAALKPKMLVPVHTEHANAYFQQFKNVMVLKDGEIATI encoded by the coding sequence ATGAATATTATCATCCATCGTGGCGCTCAGGAAATCGGCGGGACTTGCATCCAACTCTCGACGGCAAATACTACGATCCTTCTTGATCTGGGGTTGCCACTAACTGCGAACAGCAGGAAACTTGATGTATCTTCATTTAAACCGGATGCTGTTCTGATCAGCCATCCTCATCAGGATCATTTCGGCCTTATTGATACCCTTGATCCGTCCATACCGGTGTATATAGGCGAGTTGGGAAAACACCTTATTGATGCAACGCGAATCCTTTTAAGTAATAAACTGCACGCTAACGAATTTCGTTATTTCAAAAGTTGGCAGCACTTTTCAGTGGGGGACTTTAAAATTACGCCATATCTTGTCGATCATTCCGCCGCCGATGCTTACGGTTTTCTGATCGAGGCAGAAGGGAAGAGAATATTCTATAGTGGCGATTTCCGGGCGCATGGTAGAAAATCAGTCCTTTTTGATAATATCATTAAAAAACCGCCCAAAGATATTGATCTGCTCTTTATGGAAGGAACCATGCTTGAGCGAAGTAATGACAAATTCCCCACAGAAGAAGCTGTCGAACAAAAAATATATGAAACCATTAAAGACCAGAAAAATATCACTTTTCTCATTTCATCTTCCCAGAACATTGATCGGATTGCGTCAGCTGTCCGGGCCTGCATACGGGCACATAAGACCATTGTAATTGACATATATACGGCTTGGGTCCTTGAACAACTCAAACTCGTATCTGACAATGTACCTAATATGGAATGGGAATTGGTTAAGGTTTACGCTTCTTATAGCCGTGACAATACACTCAAAAAACATCCCGAATTATTCGGCGATTTCCGCAAACGCCTCTACAAGTATCGTGTCCATAAAGAAGAGCTCCAAACCAATCCCCATGATTACTTATTTTTCGGCAAAATGTCTCATTTCAAGATTATTGATTTGTATAAGACAACAAAACCAGCGAACGTCATCTACTCGCAATGGCTCGGTTATCTTTCATATTCGAACAAGGATTATTATGGGGCTGAGGCCATAGCTGCCTATCGAAACGATCCACACGTCAACTTTGTCTATGCCCATACCAGTGGGCATGCGACGGTTGAAGATTTAAAAACATATGCAGCAGCACTGAAGCCGAAAATGTTGGTGCCGGTGCATACTGAACACGCAAATGCCTACTTTCAACAGTTCAAAAATGTGATGGTGCTCAAAGATGGTGAAATCGCAACTATTTAG
- a CDS encoding transcriptional regulator produces MKATENPKKRLIRLGQILKIFMEREKVSTTWLSKHFQTTPRTIQRDLILLKEADFPLNEPFRGNYQIDKTLLKNFDVFDDTELAMVIAIKNLVGQLGEPFEQAAGDIFNKLYEDVTTSPVFIKIDDSVILDKRQFNKIVKTIREKRQGTFLYEGFSHHEFSVEPYRVCFFDGFWYLVGKDLRDQQFKRYALDKIKDFKPLNKNFRCVPAQVDRMLKESGNIWFSAERNIEVVVEVDKSCAHYFRRRKVLPHQEIKQELTDGAIIVSFKVGSLDEIKNTIKVWLPNIKIIQPEELKNIFLKDMKAWISWQKES; encoded by the coding sequence ATGAAGGCTACAGAAAACCCCAAAAAGCGCCTCATTCGCCTCGGTCAGATTCTTAAGATATTTATGGAACGAGAGAAGGTTTCCACAACTTGGCTGAGCAAACATTTTCAAACAACGCCAAGGACCATTCAAAGAGATCTTATACTGCTAAAGGAAGCCGATTTTCCTTTAAATGAACCATTCCGCGGCAATTATCAAATCGACAAGACCCTATTAAAAAATTTTGATGTTTTTGATGATACGGAACTTGCTATGGTTATTGCCATCAAGAATCTCGTCGGGCAACTTGGCGAACCATTTGAGCAGGCAGCGGGTGACATCTTTAATAAACTGTATGAGGATGTGACTACCTCCCCGGTTTTCATCAAAATTGATGATTCCGTAATTTTAGACAAACGCCAGTTCAATAAGATTGTTAAAACTATTCGTGAAAAGAGGCAAGGGACATTTCTATATGAGGGCTTCTCTCATCATGAATTTAGCGTAGAACCTTATCGAGTCTGCTTCTTCGACGGATTCTGGTATCTAGTGGGAAAGGATCTTCGCGATCAACAATTTAAGCGGTATGCATTAGATAAGATCAAGGACTTCAAACCTCTTAATAAAAATTTCCGCTGCGTGCCAGCGCAGGTTGACCGGATGCTAAAGGAAAGCGGCAATATCTGGTTTTCCGCGGAAAGAAATATTGAAGTCGTTGTAGAAGTTGATAAATCCTGCGCTCATTACTTTCGTCGCCGCAAGGTGCTTCCGCATCAGGAGATCAAGCAGGAGCTGACGGATGGCGCAATCATTGTTTCCTTCAAAGTAGGCAGCCTTGACGAAATAAAAAACACTATTAAGGTTTGGCTACCCAATATCAAGATAATTCAACCGGAAGAGCTTAAAAATATATTTTTGAAAGATATGAAGGCATGGATCTCCTGGCAAAAGGAATCATGA
- a CDS encoding DUF2779 domain-containing protein, with amino-acid sequence MRNGIKRRIRLMSTKDNSFLSKSLFVRGARCHKSLYLHKYMPELKDEVSEDTEKSFSVGYEIGDLAQNLFPGGVIVPYEGLSHEEQIEMTASLIARGCKTIYEATFFHNDVFIKADILHMGDDGWDVYEVKASTGVKDYHLKDASVQYYVISGTGLSISRLFIVHVNNQYVRQGEIEVDKIFQKKDITSIAKEEQAGIVEEIERQRAMLKGNEPVIDIGPHCNENYPCDFIGHCWSHIPENSIFDIKGRMDSRFFLYEKGILSMFDVPQEYLSSNQFIQVDAAKKQEVYYDHAAVKEFIDSLWYPMYFLDFETFIEAIPPYDGIRPYQQVPFQYSLHHVDQKWGELKHDEYLAMPRTDPRKELTERLVNEIPDNACVLAYNSGFEAARLRDLAQWFPEYDEKIEQIIGNIQDLADPFRRHVIYNWQQHGSYSLKYVLPAMVPDFSYDHLDVQNGGMAMDAYAIMNQTDDPAEIAKIRKSLLEYCKLDTLAMVKILESMLVE; translated from the coding sequence ATGAGGAATGGCATCAAAAGGAGGATAAGACTAATGAGCACAAAAGATAATTCCTTTCTCAGTAAATCGCTTTTTGTTCGTGGTGCTCGCTGCCACAAATCCCTGTACCTTCACAAATACATGCCCGAGCTGAAAGACGAGGTCTCAGAGGACACGGAAAAAAGTTTTTCGGTTGGATATGAAATCGGTGATCTGGCGCAGAACCTTTTCCCCGGCGGTGTAATTGTTCCGTATGAAGGATTATCACATGAGGAACAGATTGAAATGACCGCTTCACTAATTGCCCGGGGCTGCAAGACAATCTATGAAGCCACTTTCTTTCACAATGATGTCTTCATTAAGGCCGATATCCTCCATATGGGCGATGACGGATGGGATGTCTATGAGGTCAAGGCTTCAACAGGCGTGAAGGATTATCATCTTAAAGATGCCTCGGTTCAATATTATGTGATATCCGGTACTGGTTTATCCATATCAAGGCTGTTCATCGTTCACGTCAATAATCAGTATGTCCGGCAGGGCGAAATCGAAGTGGATAAAATCTTTCAGAAGAAAGATATCACGTCTATAGCAAAAGAGGAGCAGGCCGGCATCGTTGAAGAAATCGAAAGACAAAGAGCAATGCTGAAAGGAAACGAACCGGTTATCGACATCGGTCCTCATTGCAATGAAAACTATCCGTGTGACTTCATCGGTCATTGCTGGTCCCATATCCCTGAAAATTCCATATTTGATATCAAGGGCCGGATGGACAGCAGGTTCTTTCTTTACGAAAAGGGTATTTTGTCTATGTTCGATGTGCCACAGGAATATCTTTCGAGCAATCAGTTCATTCAAGTTGACGCGGCAAAGAAACAGGAGGTTTACTATGATCATGCTGCCGTAAAGGAATTTATCGATTCACTCTGGTATCCCATGTATTTTCTCGATTTTGAAACTTTTATTGAGGCAATCCCCCCTTATGACGGCATAAGGCCTTATCAGCAGGTTCCATTCCAGTATTCATTACACCACGTGGATCAGAAATGGGGTGAATTGAAGCACGATGAGTATTTAGCCATGCCCCGCACAGACCCCAGAAAAGAACTGACAGAAAGGCTGGTGAATGAAATACCGGACAATGCCTGTGTCCTGGCTTATAACAGCGGTTTCGAGGCGGCGAGATTGAGAGATCTGGCGCAGTGGTTTCCGGAATATGATGAGAAGATTGAACAGATCATAGGAAATATCCAGGATCTTGCCGATCCTTTCCGCCGGCATGTTATATATAACTGGCAGCAGCATGGTTCTTATTCATTGAAATATGTTCTGCCTGCAATGGTGCCTGATTTCAGCTACGATCATCTGGATGTGCAAAACGGCGGAATGGCCATGGATGCCTATGCAATAATGAATCAAACTGATGATCCGGCGGAGATTGCGAAGATCCGTAAATCCCTGCTGGAATATTGCAAACTCGACACCCTGGCCATGGTAAAGATTCTGGAGAGTATGTTAGTT